A single window of Treponema denticola ATCC 35405 DNA harbors:
- the rpoD gene encoding RNA polymerase sigma factor RpoD: MTDLEKNPAIIKLLEYAKRKRTIGLGDLDDLLPEDLMSPETIPDILDILEGAGVQIKNEGISESNSESDSDSQSGNDEDYRLLDDTYEEEDDDIKSPYSDEIETPYIEKEKPRHETAKKLVRTSHEAGVDDPIKLYLQEIGKEDLLTADEEVSLSKSMEDGEAIIKKVIKNSGILIPEFFVIGQKAFSKLDPAESNKPRKELSEEMAEKKRLKQVYGDSLRNIYSEIKQYMSLKKHCYDRESLESFLESPELQALRKKMFNSLKRIHIESEEIEKISDRFIEATEKVQDYQHKKERKEKQLGIKSYADLRKLGKRLAIPREREKLEKELNISANEVKDIYTQIQVLTRKIRKIEYDFEATVDEVIDLTSEIKNGQRMLKNAKDKLINANLRLVVSIAKKYINRGLQFFDLVQEGNIGLIKAVEKFEYRKGYKFSTYATWWIRQAITRSISDQARTIRVPVHMIEQINKVNRESRQLMQKLGREPNDDEIALQLGWSIEKVKQVKNVAREPISLETPIGEEEDTLLGDLIEDKGVENPSNRTELTLLQEQLEMVLSSLPEREQEVLKMRFGIEGGYPLTLEEVGLYFDVTRERIRQIEAKGLRRLRHPKRSRKLKDYLDN, translated from the coding sequence ATGACTGATCTCGAAAAGAATCCTGCGATTATTAAACTTTTGGAATATGCCAAAAGGAAGCGCACAATAGGATTGGGTGATCTTGATGATCTACTGCCCGAAGACTTAATGTCTCCGGAAACTATACCTGATATTCTGGATATTTTGGAAGGTGCCGGCGTTCAAATAAAAAATGAAGGAATATCCGAATCCAATTCGGAATCCGACTCCGATTCTCAGAGCGGCAATGATGAAGACTACCGATTATTGGATGATACATACGAAGAAGAGGATGACGATATAAAAAGTCCTTATTCCGATGAAATCGAGACTCCATATATCGAAAAAGAAAAGCCTAGGCATGAAACGGCAAAAAAACTGGTTAGAACTTCTCACGAAGCCGGAGTTGACGATCCGATTAAGCTTTATCTTCAAGAGATAGGCAAGGAAGATCTTTTAACTGCCGATGAAGAAGTATCTCTTTCAAAAAGTATGGAAGACGGGGAAGCTATCATAAAAAAGGTTATAAAAAATTCCGGTATATTGATTCCAGAGTTTTTTGTAATCGGACAAAAGGCTTTTTCAAAACTAGATCCCGCTGAGTCCAATAAGCCGCGCAAAGAGTTAAGTGAAGAAATGGCCGAAAAAAAGCGTCTCAAGCAGGTTTATGGGGACAGTCTACGGAACATATATTCCGAAATTAAACAATATATGTCCTTAAAAAAGCACTGTTATGATAGAGAAAGCTTGGAAAGCTTTTTGGAGAGCCCTGAACTTCAAGCTTTGCGAAAGAAGATGTTTAACAGTCTTAAACGTATTCACATTGAATCGGAAGAAATAGAAAAAATTTCGGACCGCTTTATTGAAGCTACCGAAAAAGTGCAGGACTACCAACACAAAAAAGAAAGAAAAGAAAAACAGCTTGGTATTAAAAGCTATGCCGATTTAAGAAAACTGGGTAAACGGCTTGCAATTCCGAGAGAAAGAGAAAAACTGGAAAAAGAGCTTAATATTTCGGCTAATGAAGTAAAGGATATATACACTCAAATTCAGGTCTTGACCCGAAAAATCCGAAAGATCGAATATGATTTTGAAGCTACTGTAGATGAAGTTATTGATCTCACTTCAGAGATAAAGAACGGCCAGAGAATGCTTAAAAATGCAAAAGATAAGCTGATAAATGCAAACTTGCGCCTTGTTGTTTCTATTGCTAAGAAGTACATCAACAGGGGATTACAGTTCTTTGATCTTGTGCAAGAGGGAAATATCGGGCTTATAAAAGCTGTTGAAAAGTTTGAGTACAGGAAGGGATATAAATTTTCTACCTATGCTACCTGGTGGATAAGGCAGGCTATTACGCGTTCAATATCGGATCAGGCACGTACGATAAGGGTTCCTGTCCACATGATAGAACAAATAAACAAGGTAAACAGGGAATCCCGCCAGCTTATGCAAAAACTCGGCCGTGAACCCAATGATGATGAGATAGCCTTGCAGCTTGGCTGGTCGATCGAAAAGGTTAAGCAGGTTAAAAATGTTGCAAGGGAGCCTATCTCTCTTGAAACGCCCATAGGTGAAGAAGAAGATACGCTCTTGGGAGATTTAATCGAAGATAAGGGTGTTGAAAATCCTTCAAACAGAACGGAGCTTACTCTTTTGCAGGAGCAGCTTGAAATGGTGCTTTCGAGTTTGCCTGAGCGTGAGCAGGAAGTTTTAAAAATGCGCTTCGGTATTGAGGGCGGCTATCCTCTTACCCTTGAAGAAGTAGGCTTATATTTCGACGTAACGCGTGAAAGAATAAGGCAAATAGAAGCAAAGGGATTAAGACGGCTGCGCCATCCTAAACGTAGTAGAAAATTAAAAGATTATCTTGATAATTGA
- a CDS encoding zinc ribbon domain-containing protein, whose translation MDNDVLEKLRALQDILARKNELETEILDAPKALTQQEELLEKLKSGYIQMNSEYEELRKGIAVFKADLFEAEQKREKAEKAMDNIETQREYEILQKEIDDSTTKAETIRKDLLRLESQFKILDANIKQEEDLIAQTEKELEEHKQLLDSEISEKQNKVEELKLEEKKLSPGLSDETMFKFDRIIKNKHGVGIVSVQGNVCMGCHMILPAQFVNEVRSDQDIKFCPYCSRILFYEESELTAEQEAYFNDSDMEGLLDIGDSANEDFLASFEDKDED comes from the coding sequence ATGGATAATGATGTATTGGAAAAATTGAGAGCTTTACAGGATATTCTTGCTCGAAAAAATGAACTTGAAACGGAGATTTTGGATGCCCCAAAGGCTCTTACACAGCAGGAAGAGCTTTTGGAAAAGTTAAAGTCCGGTTATATCCAAATGAACAGCGAGTATGAAGAGCTGCGTAAAGGTATTGCCGTTTTTAAGGCTGATCTTTTTGAAGCTGAACAAAAGAGAGAAAAGGCCGAAAAAGCAATGGATAATATCGAAACTCAGCGCGAGTATGAAATCTTGCAAAAAGAAATCGATGATTCTACTACAAAGGCCGAAACTATAAGAAAGGACCTTCTGAGGCTTGAAAGTCAGTTTAAGATTTTGGATGCAAATATTAAGCAGGAAGAAGATCTTATTGCACAAACCGAGAAAGAACTTGAAGAGCATAAACAGCTCTTGGACTCGGAGATTTCCGAAAAACAAAATAAGGTAGAAGAGTTAAAGCTGGAAGAAAAAAAACTGTCTCCGGGTTTGAGTGATGAAACAATGTTTAAATTCGACAGAATTATTAAAAATAAACATGGTGTCGGTATCGTTTCCGTTCAGGGAAATGTTTGTATGGGCTGCCACATGATTCTTCCCGCTCAGTTTGTAAATGAAGTCAGGTCGGATCAGGATATAAAATTCTGCCCTTACTGCAGCCGTATTCTATTCTATGAAGAATCCGAATTAACGGCCGAGCAGGAAGCATATTTTAATGATTCCGATATGGAAGGTTTACTTGATATTGGAGATTCCGCAAATGAGGATTTCCTTGCAAGTTTTGAAGATAAAGACGAAGATTAA